The following coding sequences are from one Gossypium hirsutum isolate 1008001.06 chromosome A12, Gossypium_hirsutum_v2.1, whole genome shotgun sequence window:
- the LOC107934729 gene encoding uncharacterized protein isoform X3, whose protein sequence is MCLMCQQNLKDSKSVHHHKAAKLRCDIWSTKNRLFAAATRAKVSRITHELHSIKKRMLSIKEYMAKIQNTCTLLEASGSVVPEKLVDVLMELESRQARAATNASFHTHLVEAASLTPVVEPMCGGCPLSSGRGRGFRPRLQCQI, encoded by the exons ATGTGCCTCATGTGCCAGCAAAATTTGAAGGATTCTAAAAGTGTCCACCATCACAAAG CAGCAAAATTGAGGTGTGACATTTGGAGTACAAAGAATCGTCTCTTTGCCGCTGCTACTAGAGCCAAGGTGTCACGTATCACACATGAGTTACACTCTATCAAAAAAAGGATGCTGTCCATTAAAGAGTATATGGCGAAGATACAAAATACTTGCACCTTGCTTGAAGCATCCGGATCAGTAGTTCCAGAA AAGCTTGTCGATGTACTTATGGAACTTGAGAGCCGCCAGGCTCGTGCGGCGACCAATGCATCCTTCCACACGCATCTGGTGGAGGCTGCCTCATTGACACCGGTGGTAGAGCCCATGTGTGGTGGTTGTCCACTATCTTCTGGTCGTGGGCGAGGGTTCCGACCTCGGCTTCAATGTCAGATCTGA
- the LOC107934729 gene encoding uncharacterized protein isoform X1 has product MCLMCQQNLKDSKSVHHHKAAKLRCDIWSTKNRLFAAATRAKVSRITHELHSIKKRMLSIKEYMAKIQNTCTLLEASGSVVPEVENVKIILARLSSEFDMVLTVASFSSDSIFLQKLVDVLMELESRQARAATNASFHTHLVEAASLTPVVEPMCGGCPLSSGRGRGFRPRLQCQI; this is encoded by the exons ATGTGCCTCATGTGCCAGCAAAATTTGAAGGATTCTAAAAGTGTCCACCATCACAAAG CAGCAAAATTGAGGTGTGACATTTGGAGTACAAAGAATCGTCTCTTTGCCGCTGCTACTAGAGCCAAGGTGTCACGTATCACACATGAGTTACACTCTATCAAAAAAAGGATGCTGTCCATTAAAGAGTATATGGCGAAGATACAAAATACTTGCACCTTGCTTGAAGCATCCGGATCAGTAGTTCCAGAAGTAGAGAATGTCAAAATTATTCTTGCTAGACTCTCATCGGAGTTTGACATGGTTCTTACTGTGGCTTCTTTTTCGTCTGATTCTATTTTTTTACAGAAGCTTGTCGATGTACTTATGGAACTTGAGAGCCGCCAGGCTCGTGCGGCGACCAATGCATCCTTCCACACGCATCTGGTGGAGGCTGCCTCATTGACACCGGTGGTAGAGCCCATGTGTGGTGGTTGTCCACTATCTTCTGGTCGTGGGCGAGGGTTCCGACCTCGGCTTCAATGTCAGATCTGA
- the LOC107934729 gene encoding uncharacterized protein isoform X2, giving the protein MCLMCQQNLKDSKSVHHHKAKLRCDIWSTKNRLFAAATRAKVSRITHELHSIKKRMLSIKEYMAKIQNTCTLLEASGSVVPEVENVKIILARLSSEFDMVLTVASFSSDSIFLQKLVDVLMELESRQARAATNASFHTHLVEAASLTPVVEPMCGGCPLSSGRGRGFRPRLQCQI; this is encoded by the exons ATGTGCCTCATGTGCCAGCAAAATTTGAAGGATTCTAAAAGTGTCCACCATCACAAAG CAAAATTGAGGTGTGACATTTGGAGTACAAAGAATCGTCTCTTTGCCGCTGCTACTAGAGCCAAGGTGTCACGTATCACACATGAGTTACACTCTATCAAAAAAAGGATGCTGTCCATTAAAGAGTATATGGCGAAGATACAAAATACTTGCACCTTGCTTGAAGCATCCGGATCAGTAGTTCCAGAAGTAGAGAATGTCAAAATTATTCTTGCTAGACTCTCATCGGAGTTTGACATGGTTCTTACTGTGGCTTCTTTTTCGTCTGATTCTATTTTTTTACAGAAGCTTGTCGATGTACTTATGGAACTTGAGAGCCGCCAGGCTCGTGCGGCGACCAATGCATCCTTCCACACGCATCTGGTGGAGGCTGCCTCATTGACACCGGTGGTAGAGCCCATGTGTGGTGGTTGTCCACTATCTTCTGGTCGTGGGCGAGGGTTCCGACCTCGGCTTCAATGTCAGATCTGA
- the LOC107934729 gene encoding uncharacterized protein isoform X4 has translation MCLMCQQNLKDSKSVHHHKAKLRCDIWSTKNRLFAAATRAKVSRITHELHSIKKRMLSIKEYMAKIQNTCTLLEASGSVVPEKLVDVLMELESRQARAATNASFHTHLVEAASLTPVVEPMCGGCPLSSGRGRGFRPRLQCQI, from the exons ATGTGCCTCATGTGCCAGCAAAATTTGAAGGATTCTAAAAGTGTCCACCATCACAAAG CAAAATTGAGGTGTGACATTTGGAGTACAAAGAATCGTCTCTTTGCCGCTGCTACTAGAGCCAAGGTGTCACGTATCACACATGAGTTACACTCTATCAAAAAAAGGATGCTGTCCATTAAAGAGTATATGGCGAAGATACAAAATACTTGCACCTTGCTTGAAGCATCCGGATCAGTAGTTCCAGAA AAGCTTGTCGATGTACTTATGGAACTTGAGAGCCGCCAGGCTCGTGCGGCGACCAATGCATCCTTCCACACGCATCTGGTGGAGGCTGCCTCATTGACACCGGTGGTAGAGCCCATGTGTGGTGGTTGTCCACTATCTTCTGGTCGTGGGCGAGGGTTCCGACCTCGGCTTCAATGTCAGATCTGA